In one Oncorhynchus masou masou isolate Uvic2021 chromosome 23, UVic_Omas_1.1, whole genome shotgun sequence genomic region, the following are encoded:
- the LOC135509983 gene encoding homeobox protein Nkx-6.2-like isoform X1, which yields MLAVGQMDANRQSAFVLGSTPLAALHNMTEMKTSLFPYTLQNHAGFKAHSLTHLNSQLALGTPHGISDILGRPINSAGQLLSGFPRINGLATTAGMYFNPAAVSRYPKPLTELPGRAPIFWPGVMQSSPWRDPRVPCPNSSIFFVAQANMMLDKDGKKKHSRPTFSGQQIFALEKTFEQTKYLAGPERARLAYSLGMTESQVKVWFQNRRTKWRKRHAAEMATAKKKHDSETEKMKESSDNEDDDEYNKPLDPNSDDEKITRLLKKHKATNLSLISPCSNSSDTL from the exons ATGTTAGCTGTTGGGCAGATGGATGCTAACCGGCAGAGTGCTTTCGTCCTAGGCAGTACACCGCTGGCAGCATTGCACAACATGACCGAGATGAAGACGTCTTTATTTCCCTACACTTTGCAGAATCATGCGGGCTTCAAGGCGCATTCTCTTACTCATTTGAACTCACAGCTTGCCCTGGGGACACCACATGGAATTAGCGATATCTTGGGTAGACCTATCAACTCAGCTGGACAGCTGCTCTCTGGCTTTCCAAGGATAAACGGCTTGGCCACCACCGCAGGAATGTACTTTAACCCAGCGGCCGTTTCTCGGTACCCGAAGCCCCTGACGGAACTCCCAGGGAGAGCACCCATATTCTGGCCTGGAGTGATGCAGAGCTCCCCTTGGAGGGATCCTCGAGTGCCCTGTCCTA ACTCTTCAATCTTTTTTGTAGCTCAAGCAAACATGATGCTCGACAAGGATGGCAAGAAAAAACACTCCAGACCAACTTTTTCTGGACAGCAAATTTTTGCATTGGAGAAAACCTTTGAACAGACGAAATACCTTGCTGGCCCAGAAAGAGCTCGACTGGCTTACTCTTTGGGAATGACTGAAAGTCAAGTCAAG GTATGGTTTCAAAACAGGAGAACCAAATGGCGGAAGAGACACGCAGCAGAAATGGCAACAGCCAAAAAGAAACATGACTCTGAAACTGAGAAGATGAAGGAAAGCTCGGACAATGAGGACGATGACGAGTACAACAAACCTCTGGACCCAAATTCGGATGACGAAAAAATCACGAGACTTCTGAAAAAGCACAAGGCTACAAACCTTTCCTTGATCAGTCCATGCAGCAATAGCTCGGACACCTTGTGA
- the LOC135509983 gene encoding homeobox protein Nkx-6.2-like isoform X2, with product MLAVGQMDANRQSAFVLGSTPLAALHNMTEMKTSLFPYTLQNHAGFKAHSLTHLNSQLALGTPHGISDILGRPINSAGQLLSGFPRINGLATTAGMYFNPAAVSRYPKPLTELPGRAPIFWPGVMQSSPWRDPRVPCPTQANMMLDKDGKKKHSRPTFSGQQIFALEKTFEQTKYLAGPERARLAYSLGMTESQVKVWFQNRRTKWRKRHAAEMATAKKKHDSETEKMKESSDNEDDDEYNKPLDPNSDDEKITRLLKKHKATNLSLISPCSNSSDTL from the exons ATGTTAGCTGTTGGGCAGATGGATGCTAACCGGCAGAGTGCTTTCGTCCTAGGCAGTACACCGCTGGCAGCATTGCACAACATGACCGAGATGAAGACGTCTTTATTTCCCTACACTTTGCAGAATCATGCGGGCTTCAAGGCGCATTCTCTTACTCATTTGAACTCACAGCTTGCCCTGGGGACACCACATGGAATTAGCGATATCTTGGGTAGACCTATCAACTCAGCTGGACAGCTGCTCTCTGGCTTTCCAAGGATAAACGGCTTGGCCACCACCGCAGGAATGTACTTTAACCCAGCGGCCGTTTCTCGGTACCCGAAGCCCCTGACGGAACTCCCAGGGAGAGCACCCATATTCTGGCCTGGAGTGATGCAGAGCTCCCCTTGGAGGGATCCTCGAGTGCCCTGTCCTA CTCAAGCAAACATGATGCTCGACAAGGATGGCAAGAAAAAACACTCCAGACCAACTTTTTCTGGACAGCAAATTTTTGCATTGGAGAAAACCTTTGAACAGACGAAATACCTTGCTGGCCCAGAAAGAGCTCGACTGGCTTACTCTTTGGGAATGACTGAAAGTCAAGTCAAG GTATGGTTTCAAAACAGGAGAACCAAATGGCGGAAGAGACACGCAGCAGAAATGGCAACAGCCAAAAAGAAACATGACTCTGAAACTGAGAAGATGAAGGAAAGCTCGGACAATGAGGACGATGACGAGTACAACAAACCTCTGGACCCAAATTCGGATGACGAAAAAATCACGAGACTTCTGAAAAAGCACAAGGCTACAAACCTTTCCTTGATCAGTCCATGCAGCAATAGCTCGGACACCTTGTGA